The genomic interval TTGCTCCCCCAGTCTGTGCAGAGGCCTACAACccagatgatgatgaggatgaggacTTTGAGCCGCGGGTGGTACACTCCAAATCAGACGAGCAGCGTCGCAGACTCCAGGACGCCTGCCGAGACATTCTACTGTTCAAAACTCTCGACCAGGTAAAGTATTGTATGTAGTCCTGTAAGGGAGTGCGTAACTGGtgtcagggaagtcaggcgcaggacagcaaaACTGGATAATCAACGGAGCAGTTTTATTCATAAACCCACCGGTAACCAGAACCACAAACAAATGGGTACAAAATCCGTCGCTCACCAGAGAAAACATGCAcatgcacttacaataaacaattccacacaaagacatagggggaacagagggttaaatacacagcaTGTAATGAGGGAAATTGAGACCAGGTGTGTGAGAAGTCAAGacaaaaacaaatggaaaatgaaaagtggatcgatgatggctagaagacaggcgacgccgaccgccgagcgccgcccgaacaaggagaggaaccgacttcggcggaagtcgtgacaagtcCTTGTAAGCCACTGAGAGTAATTCATTCTAAGTCAGTGAGAGTAACTTGTAAGTTAAAAGTAATAGCGCTTACTCTTTTATCTTTTTATCTTTTGTTCGGTTATGAACTAAACAAGCCACCTCTCAATAGAGACAATACACATTAGAGATTGTATAGATTCATTTGTGTGATACTTGCTGGGTGTCCCAGTTTAgtatacaaacaaacacacatggtCCTCTTCTAATGTGTGACTGTTGTTTCTCTCCTTCAGGAGCAGTTCtcagaggttctggatggcatgTTTGAGGTGTTGGTCAAACCACAGGAGCACATCATAAACCAGGGGGAGGATGGAGACAACTTCTATGTCAtagagcggtgtgtgtgtgtgtgtgtgtgtgtgtgtgtgtgtgtgtgtgtgtgtgtgtgtgtgtgtgtgtgtgtgtgtgtgtgtgtgtgtgtgtgtgtgtgtgtgtgtgtgtgtgtgcgtgtgcgtgtgcgtgcgtgtgtgttgaaTCTATCATTTTGTTCTGTTTGAGGAGCATTAGGCCTAATCATGTGAATGTGATGTTCTCTGATTCCTCTGGTGTCCtgtgtacctctctctctgtctgctgtagggGTGTGTATGACATTATTGTGCTGATTGATGGAGTTGGAAAGTGTGTGGGAAAGTATGACAATAAGGGCAGTTTCGGGGAGCTGGCTCTCATGTACAACACCCCACGCGCTGCCACTATCATGGCCACCCAGGAGGGGGCACTGTGGGGACTGGTGAgtcacagtagtgtgtgtgtgtgtgtttaatgtgtaTCTATGAGAGATGAGTTGTAACCTTTATGTGAATGTTTTAGGATCGGGCCACATTCCATAGACTCATAGTGAAGAACAATGCCAAGAAGAGGAAGATGTACGAAGCCTTCATTGAGTGTGTACCCGTTCTAAAGTCTCTCGAGGTGTGTGAATGTCTGTTTTATTTGACCACAGAATCGTTTTTGTGTCCTTTACAATCAAAAGTGTACTATGTATTCAAAGTACAACATAAGAGAAGGTACGTGAGAGGCTCACATTATAAACAATCCACACTCAGAATGCATTTAAAGATCGATGTATACTTTTATCACACCATCTTCTGTCCTCGTCTTGCTTTTCCTCAGCTCTCTGAGAGGATGAAGATTGTTGATGTCGTGGGAATGAGAGCGTTCAAAGATGAGGAGTGCATCATAACACAGGTATTATGGCTTTTTATTGTACAGTTCATCTAAGATTATTCTTTACTTCAAACCACTGCTTCTTCTACTGCTTTTCTACACTTTTAGGGGCAGAAGGCAGATTGTTTCTACATCGTGGAGTCGGGCCAGGTGAAGATCATGATAATAAGCAAAGTAGGTGTACATGTTTTGCTCTTCACTTGGGTGTGTTAGACTTACTCTATAAATAATGACTTTGCTGTGGGTACCTGCGGCAAGGAACTGACTGTACTGAATGTATGCCTCTAACGTCATTGGAATGTGGTACAACACTCAGCTGTATGTCTCCCTACCTAGACTAAAGCAGGACAGCTGGACAATGCAGAGGTGGAGATTGCACGCTGCTCTAGAGGCCAATACTTCGGAGAGCTGGCTCTGGTCACCAACAAACCACGTGCAGCATCCGTCTATGCTGTAGGGGACACCAAGTGCTTGGGTACGTTGTACACACATACAGCGAGCTCcaacagtgagctccaaaagtattggtacagtgacacattgtttgttgttttgtttctatactccagcattttggatttgaaatgatacaatgactatgggtttaaagtgcagactgtcagatttaatttgaaggtattttcatccatatcagaaGAACCGTCTATAAAtaacagcactttttgtacatagtcctccCCATGTTAGGGCACTAAAAGtactgggacaaattcacttatatgtgtattaaagtagtcagtTTTGAATTTGTGTATTAAAGTACAAAGCTTTGTACTTTAATAAAATGTGTATTAAAGTACAAAGTTTtgaatttggtcccatattcctagcatgcaatgaagctcgtgactctacaaacttgttggatgcaagttttggttgtgtttcagattattttgtgcctaatagaaatgaatggaaaataatgtattgtgtcattttagagtcacttttattgtaaataacaatagaatatgtttctaaacactgcTACATTCATGTAGATGTTACCATGATTGCGGATAATCCTGAgcgaatcgtgaataatgatgagttagaaagttacagacgcacaaatatcatacccccaaaacatgctaacctctcaccattacaataactgtctctctgtctctaaagcAGTCAGAAATGAATAGATCAGGGAGTGTTTTCAAACAGGGGGGAATTCCCTTTTAATGTACTTCTCTCTTCATGCGTACtctgtattctgaccttgaatttaagcatgagaatagcatgctattcacccgcAATTCGTTTGGGGTAGGAGATCTAAGAAATTAAGGTGTGACGTAAGTGTGTTTACAGATACGCCATATTCTGACTTTGACTTAATTTcctcataattccaccacctttacgcgTGAGTAAACCATGAATACGGTTGAGCAAACCTGCCagttccaagtggaaaaagcatctactttctttttttctgcaattgttttagatgatTTTTACTTATAATCTCTGGAGacgaatgtgaaaccagtcatatggaaGCAAACTGAAAATCATATCAACATTACATGTATTGCGGACCCTTTTCCACAATGAAGTAGGATATAAATAGCTGTGCCATTATTCCGAAGTGCACACGAGCAGTGTGGTCAGCCTATAACATGCTGACCGGACTGGACATGTCGCTTgcaggttgcaaaataaatgtaggaatatatgttattcaattattgcacccacactgctcgcacgcgctaacgagcgtctgcattgccaaaggctaaaatagaagtcattcctatttctgacgcagatcacgctgcaagtcctgccttcaccatataaattcaaagatgaaaaagcatGGAAGAagaagagatgactagaaatgattcggttgaccgttttatgtgtggattaattgtcggagtagcggaccttgtgcatttcaggtaaaataacaactcaatgttaatatcccaggacaaattagctagcaacagcaagctagcacatgttgattttgtccacccacaccagaagcGATCAGGACATgctggttgaaatatcaaaacgaactctgaaccaactatattaatttggggacatgtcgaaaagcattaaacatttatggcaatttagctagctttcttgctgttgctagctaatttgtcctgggatataaacattgggttgttattttacctgaaatgcacaagttcctctactccgacaattaatcagATCAAAGGGTAAACCAAGTTTGTTTCTAgttatctctcctccttcaggcttcttcttcgttggactttatatggcgattggcaaccaactttaaggtacattaccaccaccaactgaacTGGAgggtggacctcagttcatctttcaaacaCCCACATGGTTATATGCTccttaaaaaccaatgaggagatgagagaggtgggacttgcagcgcatcaagtgtcacaaatagaaccaagttctattttagcacctGGCAACGCAAACGCTCATTGACGCTCGCGAGCATTGTGGgtacaatgattgaataacatgtatgtgtaaatttattttgcaacgtgaGCGGTGTGATCAGCATGTAAGACGTTGGGGGGTtagtcataccatggatcatttagctagtCAAAAAGACAGTCAAAAAGCAAATcttaaggaataaggttttgaagtctGTCCAATATCTAGGAGATacaagaaagctcaggaaatatttgtGTTTGTTTggcacatatttaaccccttatttttatTGGCACAAAACTATTTCCATACTTCTATTAATTTGTGTGGGcaaccttcagacgagtcctgtgaaaCTTGTGGAGTCGTAGAGAAAAAcggtggctaatatttaacatgatagaaaTAGGAAAAGGAACATGTGGGTAGCCTATAATTAAGACATTCGAAGGTGCCCATCTCTGGAAGTTAAAAGGCCGTACATTTTAAATTCTGCATAATGGCACAgcatttcataaactttactgtgggaaagttgatatgttgatatgcttcagtttgctgccaatatgactggtttcacatttggcTCGTGATTTTAAGGTAAAATAAAGGCTATCTAAAACAAGTGTCATTTATATTTGCAATTCTGTTATCCAAACagattactcatttacctagctcttatcaaattgtaaattacagtgcatggagaatgctgTTATTTCTATTGGGAAAAAAATAAAGTAGATGCTTTTTCCACATGAAACAGGTAGGTTGGTGAGACCTTAATAGGTGCCTCGCGTGTAAAGGAggtggaattatgagggaattaagtcaaggtcagaatacggtgtatctgtagacacgcctccaccACACTTTCATTTATTCAATCTCCACCCAAAACGAATTGCAGGCAAATTGCATGCTATTCAAAGTCAGAATACGCATAGAGAGAAAAGTACATAAAAAGGGATTTACGCACGCTTAACTCAGGTCAGAATGAATAAAGGCCCAGCAGATCAGTTTGGGTCTGTTTAGCTTTATCAGCTTTTTATTGTTTGACTTGACTTGCactccctccttttttctctctctttcctcctacaCCCCGCCCCCCAGTAATAGATATTCAGGCGTTTGAGCGTTTGCTGGGTTCCTGTAAGGAGATTATGAAGAGGAACA from Salvelinus fontinalis isolate EN_2023a chromosome 18, ASM2944872v1, whole genome shotgun sequence carries:
- the LOC129815935 gene encoding cAMP-dependent protein kinase type II-alpha regulatory subunit-like, which codes for MSIEIPAGLTDLLQGYTVEVLRRQPPDLVEFAIQYFTRLQDSRKHDRHVKESLADSTLEGVAFDSISVESNEDEDSDDAYMPPSNPNKYSRRQSVCAEAYNPDDDEDEDFEPRVVHSKSDEQRRRLQDACRDILLFKTLDQEQFSEVLDGMFEVLVKPQEHIINQGEDGDNFYVIERGVYDIIVLIDGVGKCVGKYDNKGSFGELALMYNTPRAATIMATQEGALWGLDRATFHRLIVKNNAKKRKMYEAFIECVPVLKSLELSERMKIVDVVGMRAFKDEECIITQGQKADCFYIVESGQVKIMIISKTKAGQLDNAEVEIARCSRGQYFGELALVTNKPRAASVYAVGDTKCLVIDIQAFERLLGSCKEIMKRNISQYENQLVALFGSSVDLKH